In Phreatobacter aquaticus, a single genomic region encodes these proteins:
- a CDS encoding amidase family protein: MSRSIAHLAGLSARTMATLVRRRIASPMEIVDAVLARIERLEPEINAFAALDIDRVRDAARQSEALMMQDRFLGPLHGVPVTVKDVQAVAGLPTRRGSRLTTADHAEQDSPAVARLRAAGALILGKTTMTEHGWTAVSDSPLTGTTHNPWKHGFTSGGSSAGAAALAAAGCGPLHLGTDGAGSVRIPAHFCGVVGFKPSFGRVPYVPVPNNGSLSHIGPLTGDVPDGALMLEVMAGPHAADFTSLPIGFRAPDFERAELKGLRIAYSPTLGHARVDPEVADLVAEAGRAFADLGAYVEEVEPDWGPQGPDLIRALWGAALLSARPADAEAAESMDEGLIACLRDSDGATLGDVQAAQARRIAYAAAIGHWFDSGWDLLLTPAASVAAFEVGRQRPAHWPDHAWDWISWAEFSYPFNLAHNPAISVPCGLTKGGLPVGLQIVGPRHDDAAVMAAAHAYLTARPFRRRPYDDQLPSKAADLR, from the coding sequence ATGAGCCGCAGCATCGCCCATCTCGCCGGTCTGTCGGCGCGGACCATGGCCACCTTGGTGCGCCGGCGGATTGCCTCGCCGATGGAGATCGTCGACGCAGTGCTTGCTCGCATCGAGCGGCTGGAGCCGGAGATCAACGCCTTCGCGGCTCTGGACATCGATCGTGTCCGCGATGCCGCGCGGCAGTCCGAGGCGTTGATGATGCAGGACCGCTTTCTGGGACCGCTGCACGGCGTCCCGGTGACGGTGAAGGACGTGCAGGCAGTGGCCGGCCTGCCGACCCGCCGGGGCTCCCGGCTGACGACGGCAGATCACGCCGAGCAGGATTCGCCGGCGGTCGCCCGGCTAAGGGCGGCGGGCGCGCTGATCCTCGGCAAGACGACGATGACCGAACATGGCTGGACGGCGGTCAGCGACAGCCCGCTCACGGGCACGACCCACAATCCCTGGAAGCACGGCTTCACCTCCGGTGGATCGTCTGCCGGCGCTGCGGCGCTCGCGGCCGCCGGTTGCGGGCCGCTGCACCTCGGCACCGACGGCGCCGGTTCCGTGCGGATCCCCGCGCATTTCTGCGGTGTGGTCGGCTTCAAGCCGAGCTTCGGCCGGGTGCCCTATGTGCCGGTTCCCAACAATGGCAGCCTTTCCCATATCGGTCCCCTGACGGGCGATGTGCCCGATGGGGCCCTGATGCTGGAGGTGATGGCCGGGCCGCATGCGGCCGATTTCACGTCATTGCCGATCGGCTTTCGCGCGCCCGATTTCGAGCGCGCCGAGCTGAAGGGGCTACGGATCGCCTATAGCCCGACGCTCGGTCATGCCCGCGTCGATCCGGAGGTTGCCGATCTGGTGGCGGAGGCGGGGCGCGCCTTCGCCGACCTTGGCGCCTATGTCGAGGAGGTCGAGCCCGACTGGGGGCCCCAAGGCCCCGACCTCATCCGGGCGCTGTGGGGGGCGGCTCTGCTCAGCGCGCGGCCGGCCGATGCGGAAGCTGCTGAGTCTATGGATGAGGGGCTTATCGCCTGTCTTCGCGACAGCGACGGGGCGACCCTCGGCGACGTGCAGGCGGCGCAGGCGCGGCGCATCGCCTATGCCGCCGCCATCGGCCATTGGTTCGACAGCGGCTGGGATCTCCTGCTGACTCCGGCGGCCTCGGTCGCAGCCTTCGAGGTTGGCCGGCAACGCCCGGCGCACTGGCCGGATCATGCCTGGGACTGGATCTCCTGGGCGGAGTTCTCCTACCCGTTCAACCTCGCGCACAATCCGGCGATCTCGGTACCTTGCGGGTTGACCAAGGGCGGACTGCCGGTCGGCCTGCAGATCGTCGGACCGCGCCATGACGATGCCGCCGTGATGGCAGCAGCCCATGCCTATCTGACGGCGAGGCCGTTCCGCAGGCGCCCCTATGACGATCAGCTTCCGAGCAAGGCCGCAGACTTGAGATAG
- a CDS encoding molybdopterin-containing oxidoreductase family protein — MSAVRVVCAHDCPDMCSLIAHVENGKVTRVEGDPDQPYTAGFACAKVNRDAELVHSPERITTPLKRVGPKGSGQFQPISWDAALDEIETRWKAIIAESGPLALLGYAYSAHQGQMNRHIVNGLFHAMGTSRLQAGTVCDTCCETAWDATLGPVGGADPESVVDSDLVIAWGCDLMAVNVHFWAKLDSVRKKGVKVVVIDPRRSRTAAAADWHLPIRIGTDAALALGIVHILVRDGLCDRAYLAANTLGFDQWEREVIPGFTPQRVSEITGLSVADIEKLAAMYGAAKHSFIRIGEGMTRLARGGQALRAVATLPAVTGAYGRKGGGALLLTAGSMDFNFAYIRKPSGPATTRLVNHSLLGLELVRMDGPPLRSIFIGANNPAVTCPDAKKVREGLSREDLFTVVHDPFLTDTARYADIVLPATTYLETEDFYRGYGSFYMQFSPAAVQPQGEAWSNFRLAQELARRMGLTDAVFRQTEREILPHFFEGVTGAVAKVDPASLLDHKPVKAAPPPGPQEFRTPSGKLEIYSASLAAEGVPPMPIWEPDPEEVRDAARWPLRLLTAPSYFQPHTAFSGVDFLRKREGEPHCVIHPKEALKRNLANGQKVRLFNERATIGLALKVSDEVGEGIILVPGQRPDAEAPEGTVNMLCSDRLTDIGEGASYQSTFLDVAAWEAKA, encoded by the coding sequence ATGTCCGCCGTTCGCGTCGTCTGTGCCCATGATTGCCCCGACATGTGCTCGCTGATCGCCCATGTCGAGAACGGCAAGGTGACCCGCGTCGAGGGCGACCCGGACCAGCCCTACACGGCGGGATTTGCCTGCGCCAAGGTCAACCGCGACGCCGAACTGGTTCATTCGCCGGAGCGGATCACCACGCCGCTGAAGCGCGTCGGCCCCAAGGGCTCCGGCCAGTTCCAGCCGATCAGCTGGGATGCAGCGCTCGACGAGATCGAGACGCGCTGGAAGGCGATCATCGCCGAATCCGGCCCGCTGGCCCTGCTCGGCTATGCCTATTCGGCCCATCAGGGCCAGATGAACCGCCACATCGTCAACGGCCTGTTCCATGCCATGGGCACCAGCCGGCTGCAGGCTGGCACGGTCTGCGACACCTGCTGTGAGACCGCATGGGACGCAACGCTTGGACCGGTTGGCGGCGCCGATCCGGAATCGGTGGTCGATTCCGATCTGGTCATCGCCTGGGGTTGCGACCTGATGGCGGTCAATGTCCATTTCTGGGCGAAGCTCGACAGCGTCCGCAAGAAGGGCGTCAAGGTCGTGGTGATCGATCCCCGCCGCAGCCGCACAGCGGCCGCCGCCGACTGGCACCTGCCGATCCGGATTGGCACCGACGCGGCGCTGGCCCTCGGCATCGTCCATATCCTGGTGCGCGACGGCCTGTGCGACCGCGCCTATCTCGCCGCCAATACGCTGGGCTTCGACCAGTGGGAGCGGGAGGTGATTCCGGGCTTCACGCCGCAGCGTGTGTCGGAGATCACCGGCCTGTCGGTGGCTGATATCGAGAAGCTTGCTGCCATGTATGGCGCGGCCAAGCACTCGTTCATCCGCATCGGCGAGGGCATGACGCGCCTCGCCCGTGGCGGCCAGGCGTTGCGGGCTGTCGCGACGCTTCCGGCGGTCACCGGCGCTTACGGCCGCAAGGGCGGCGGCGCCCTGCTGCTGACAGCGGGCTCGATGGACTTCAACTTCGCCTATATCCGCAAGCCCTCCGGCCCGGCGACAACCCGTCTCGTCAATCACAGCCTGCTCGGGCTTGAACTGGTGCGGATGGACGGGCCGCCGCTGCGCTCCATCTTCATCGGCGCCAACAATCCGGCGGTGACCTGCCCCGATGCCAAGAAGGTACGCGAGGGGCTCTCCCGCGAGGACCTGTTCACGGTGGTCCACGATCCGTTCCTGACCGATACCGCGCGCTATGCCGATATCGTCCTGCCGGCGACCACCTATCTGGAGACCGAGGACTTCTATCGCGGCTATGGCAGCTTCTACATGCAGTTCTCGCCGGCCGCCGTTCAGCCTCAAGGCGAGGCCTGGTCGAACTTCCGGCTGGCGCAGGAACTGGCCCGTCGCATGGGCCTGACCGATGCGGTGTTCCGCCAGACCGAACGCGAGATCCTGCCGCACTTCTTCGAGGGTGTGACCGGGGCGGTCGCCAAGGTCGATCCGGCAAGCCTTCTGGACCACAAGCCGGTCAAGGCCGCGCCGCCGCCGGGACCGCAGGAGTTCCGCACGCCGTCCGGCAAGCTCGAGATCTACTCGGCGTCGCTCGCAGCCGAGGGCGTGCCGCCCATGCCGATCTGGGAGCCGGACCCGGAAGAGGTGCGCGATGCCGCGCGCTGGCCGCTCAGGCTCCTGACCGCGCCGTCCTATTTCCAGCCGCACACGGCGTTCTCGGGCGTCGACTTCCTGCGCAAGCGCGAGGGTGAGCCGCATTGCGTCATTCACCCAAAGGAAGCCCTCAAACGGAACCTCGCCAATGGCCAGAAGGTGCGGCTGTTCAACGAGCGCGCGACCATCGGGCTCGCGCTCAAGGTCAGCGATGAAGTCGGCGAGGGGATCATCCTGGTGCCGGGCCAGCGGCCGGATGCGGAAGCGCCGGAGGGCACGGTCAACATGCTCTGCTCCGACCGCCTGACCGATATCGGCGAGGGCGCCTCCTATCAGAGCACGTTCCTCGATGTCGCGGCCTGGGAGGCCAAGGCTTGA
- a CDS encoding M20 family metallopeptidase yields MDNRRDVWRHVDQHRERLIELSDRVWGMPEVCYTEARSVAEHVAELRHQGFRITENVAGIPTAVIGEAGEGGPVIAIMGEYDALPGLSQEAGVAEHKPVETGGHGHGCGHNLLGSAALLAATAVKDWLAENKIPGRVRYYGCPAEEGGAAKAFMVRAGAFKDADIAISWHPSSWWEVTPPLSLANTRADFVFTGRTSHAAASPHLGRSALDAVELMSVGVNYMREHMPSDARVHYAILDTGGIAPNVVQAHARVRYSIRARDLPGMLELVGRVRKIAEGAALMTETKMEMRIISAVSNMVGNTPLEAALQEVMEDLGPPPFDDRDRAFAAEIRKTFSDGDIAATYRSIGYEETDAPLADFTVPLDAKRNPAIGSTDIGDVSWVVPTVQAHAPTVAIGTPFHTWQVVAQGKEPAAHKAMVQVAKAMADLGAKAIMNPELIAAAKADLAKRTAKNPYISPIPPEVNPPLDMSRG; encoded by the coding sequence ATGGACAATCGGCGCGACGTTTGGCGGCATGTGGACCAGCATCGGGAGCGGCTCATCGAGCTCTCCGACCGGGTCTGGGGCATGCCCGAGGTCTGCTACACGGAGGCGCGTTCGGTCGCGGAGCATGTCGCGGAACTCCGCCACCAGGGCTTCCGCATCACCGAGAACGTCGCCGGCATTCCGACAGCAGTGATCGGCGAGGCCGGCGAAGGCGGGCCGGTGATCGCCATCATGGGCGAGTACGACGCGCTTCCCGGCCTCAGCCAGGAGGCCGGCGTTGCCGAGCACAAGCCGGTCGAGACCGGTGGCCACGGCCATGGCTGCGGCCACAATCTCCTGGGCTCGGCGGCGCTGCTGGCCGCCACCGCCGTCAAGGACTGGCTCGCCGAGAACAAGATACCCGGCCGCGTGCGCTATTACGGCTGCCCGGCCGAAGAAGGCGGCGCCGCCAAGGCCTTCATGGTGCGCGCTGGCGCCTTCAAGGATGCCGATATCGCGATCTCCTGGCACCCCTCCTCCTGGTGGGAGGTGACCCCGCCCCTGTCGCTCGCCAATACCCGCGCAGACTTCGTCTTCACCGGCCGGACCTCGCATGCCGCGGCCTCGCCCCATCTCGGCCGTTCCGCGCTCGACGCGGTGGAACTGATGAGCGTCGGCGTCAACTACATGCGCGAGCACATGCCGAGCGACGCGCGCGTCCACTACGCCATCCTCGACACCGGCGGCATCGCGCCAAACGTCGTCCAGGCCCATGCCCGCGTGCGCTATTCGATCCGCGCCCGCGACCTGCCGGGCATGCTCGAACTGGTTGGCCGCGTTCGCAAGATTGCCGAGGGTGCCGCCCTGATGACCGAAACCAAGATGGAGATGCGCATCATCAGCGCCGTCTCCAACATGGTCGGCAACACGCCGCTGGAGGCAGCCCTCCAGGAGGTGATGGAAGACCTCGGGCCGCCGCCCTTCGACGACCGCGACCGGGCCTTCGCCGCCGAGATCCGCAAGACCTTCTCCGACGGCGACATCGCCGCCACCTATCGCTCGATCGGCTATGAGGAGACCGACGCGCCGCTCGCCGACTTCACCGTGCCGCTCGATGCCAAGCGCAATCCGGCCATCGGCTCGACCGATATCGGCGATGTCAGCTGGGTTGTGCCGACGGTGCAGGCCCATGCGCCGACGGTTGCGATCGGCACGCCGTTCCACACCTGGCAGGTGGTGGCACAGGGCAAGGAGCCGGCGGCCCACAAGGCCATGGTGCAAGTCGCGAAGGCCATGGCCGATCTCGGCGCGAAGGCGATCATGAACCCCGAGCTGATCGCCGCCGCCAAGGCGGATCTCGCCAAGCGGACGGCGAAGAACCCCTACATCTCGCCGATCCCGCCCGAGGTGAACCCGCCGCTCGACATGTCGCGCGGCTGA
- a CDS encoding universal stress protein, with translation MKDIVVHLDGGPEEASRLSYAGLLATTFGAHLTGLFTSALPDIGLLASPDSAVAAAALFAELETEIRVRATDQAPRMASSLDALAQTSDLVRIDARMEDIVRDSLTTLRCSDLFIATSPYRSGVGALWDPLIEAALFGSGRGTLLVPPGRRAPDVLRGVLIAWRDTREAARAVAEAMPLITRASKVDVVLVDAEPDATASDLARYLDRHGATVTVEVVASDGRSVADAILTEARRLSSDLIVMGGYGHLRLREWVMGGTTLDVIQASTVPLLIAH, from the coding sequence ATGAAGGACATCGTTGTTCACCTGGACGGGGGCCCCGAGGAAGCGAGCCGCCTGTCCTATGCCGGTCTGCTGGCCACAACCTTCGGCGCCCATCTGACCGGGCTGTTCACCAGTGCGCTGCCTGACATCGGCCTGTTGGCATCGCCGGACTCGGCGGTCGCGGCCGCTGCCCTGTTTGCCGAGCTTGAGACCGAGATTCGTGTCCGCGCCACCGATCAGGCGCCCCGGATGGCTTCGAGCCTCGATGCCCTTGCCCAGACCAGCGATCTCGTCCGTATCGACGCCCGCATGGAGGATATCGTGCGGGATAGCCTGACGACGCTGCGCTGTTCCGACCTGTTCATTGCGACATCACCCTATCGCAGCGGCGTAGGCGCCCTGTGGGACCCGCTCATCGAAGCAGCTCTGTTCGGCAGCGGACGGGGCACCCTGCTGGTACCGCCAGGCCGCCGTGCGCCCGATGTTCTCAGGGGCGTGCTGATCGCCTGGCGAGATACCCGGGAAGCCGCCCGCGCTGTTGCCGAGGCGATGCCGCTGATCACGCGGGCGAGCAAGGTGGATGTGGTGCTGGTGGATGCCGAGCCGGATGCGACCGCCAGCGACCTTGCCCGCTATCTCGATCGTCACGGCGCCACGGTGACGGTCGAAGTGGTGGCGAGCGATGGACGATCGGTTGCCGATGCGATCCTCACCGAGGCGCGCCGTCTGTCATCCGACCTGATCGTGATGGGTGGCTATGGCCATTTACGCTTGCGCGAATGGGTGATGGGGGGCACGACGCTGGATGTGATCCAGGCCAGCACCGTGCCGCTCCTGATCGCCCATTGA
- a CDS encoding c-type cytochrome: MRKTTLIAAALICALPAIASAQDRDQARRGEALARSTCVACHGVGAGQAASPIADAPSFQTLAATPGITGIAITVALSTAHKTMPNIQLSPDEMREIGAYILSLRAVP; encoded by the coding sequence ATGCGCAAGACGACCCTGATCGCCGCCGCCCTCATCTGCGCCTTGCCGGCGATCGCATCGGCCCAGGACAGGGATCAGGCCCGCCGTGGAGAAGCGCTGGCGCGCTCGACCTGTGTTGCCTGCCACGGCGTCGGCGCCGGTCAGGCCGCCTCGCCGATCGCCGATGCACCGAGCTTCCAGACGCTGGCTGCGACGCCCGGGATCACCGGCATCGCCATCACGGTGGCGCTGTCGACCGCCCACAAGACGATGCCGAACATCCAGCTGTCGCCGGACGAGATGCGGGAGATCGGCGCCTATATCCTGTCGCTGCGCGCTGTTCCGTGA